One bacterium genomic window carries:
- a CDS encoding T9SS type A sorting domain-containing protein encodes MDVRFTKTDSLGNPLWTKTIGGTAYDEGYSVQQTKDGGYILAGMTKSFGVGSGDIYLIRLGKETGIEEPSILDFGLGNADLKIIKDKIYLEVPKSINANVKIYDLCGREKEIVYNGTLSKGNYTFTPEIKKNGVYFVRVNAGTLKTTKKITIIR; translated from the coding sequence ATGGATGTTCGCTTCACAAAAACGGATTCCCTTGGTAATCCCCTGTGGACTAAAACTATTGGAGGAACTGCCTATGATGAGGGCTATTCAGTTCAACAGACTAAAGATGGCGGATATATACTTGCGGGAATGACAAAATCTTTCGGGGTAGGCAGTGGAGATATCTATCTAATTAGACTGGGGAAAGAAACAGGGATAGAAGAACCTTCCATTTTGGATTTCGGATTGGGGAATGCAGATTTGAAAATAATTAAAGATAAGATTTATTTGGAAGTGCCAAAGAGTATAAATGCAAATGTAAAAATTTACGACTTGTGTGGAAGGGAGAAAGAGATTGTTTATAACGGGACATTAAGCAAAGGGAATTATACATTCACGCCTGAGATAAAAAAGAACGGGGTGTATTTTGTGAGGGTGAATGCGGGTACATTAAAAACTACAAAGAAAATTACGATTATAAGGTAA